The Frondihabitans australicus genome includes a region encoding these proteins:
- a CDS encoding nucleoside hydrolase, with protein sequence MNPTKIIIDTDPGLGEPGSDIDDGLAIALALASDELDVLGLTIVNGNVDAFTGTDVARRLTDRLGRPELPVLLGATKPLLRDMAPVRALFDAVIPAVPGTSDAGDLLGPTSGEHAADFLIRQVAEHPGEVTVVAIGPMTNVAIAITKDPSFAENVKELVLMAGSATGYAQNVTVVGDFNAYVDPEALDIVLRSGAHVAMVGLDQTSRVMLTRADAQHLRDRGDAFSVWVADCTDAWIDFLGEAFPTRPEHRDACFLHDPLVLAVVLDRTLCTWQDADVRTELVSELARGLVVANRGLALEPAGPTNAVVAIDTDVHAFRQLFLERIGTTK encoded by the coding sequence ATGAACCCCACCAAGATCATCATCGACACCGACCCGGGCCTGGGCGAACCGGGCAGCGACATCGACGACGGACTCGCCATCGCGCTCGCCCTGGCCTCCGACGAACTCGACGTCCTCGGCCTGACCATCGTCAACGGCAATGTGGACGCGTTCACCGGCACCGACGTCGCACGCCGACTCACCGACCGACTAGGACGACCGGAGCTGCCCGTCCTCCTCGGCGCGACGAAGCCGCTGCTTCGCGACATGGCTCCCGTCCGTGCCCTCTTCGACGCCGTCATCCCGGCCGTCCCCGGAACATCAGACGCCGGCGATCTGCTCGGCCCCACCAGCGGCGAGCACGCCGCCGACTTCCTCATCCGTCAGGTCGCTGAGCACCCCGGAGAAGTCACCGTCGTCGCGATCGGCCCGATGACCAACGTCGCCATCGCGATCACCAAGGACCCCTCGTTCGCCGAGAACGTCAAAGAGCTCGTCCTCATGGCCGGAAGCGCCACCGGATACGCGCAGAACGTCACCGTCGTCGGCGATTTCAACGCCTACGTCGACCCGGAAGCGCTCGACATCGTCCTCCGCAGCGGCGCGCACGTGGCCATGGTGGGTCTGGACCAGACCAGCCGGGTCATGCTCACCCGCGCCGACGCGCAACATCTCCGAGACCGAGGAGATGCGTTCTCGGTCTGGGTGGCGGACTGTACCGACGCGTGGATCGACTTCCTCGGCGAAGCTTTCCCGACACGTCCCGAGCACCGCGATGCCTGCTTCCTCCACGACCCTCTGGTCCTCGCCGTCGTCCTGGATAGGACCCTCTGCACGTGGCAGGACGCCGACGTGCGCACCGAACTCGTCAGCGAACTCGCCCGCGGGCTCGTTGTCGCCAATCGCGGCCTGGCGCTTGAACCCGCCGGCCCCACGAACGCCGTCGTCGCCATCGACACCGACGTTCACGCATTCCGGCAGCTGTTCCTGGAACGCATCGGCACCACCAAATGA
- a CDS encoding ABC transporter substrate-binding protein gives MHVHNGVGRREFLAGGLVSLAAVTLAGCSASGGTSSSTKLPSKLTEPTKKVTINYAGAAYSAADIKPVIAAFEKAHPNIKVNYLADPFENFNSILGAQLSGKDKSIDVFDVDMPRTDAYQNRGWLTDITALFPDIKSQVDPGSLAATTVDGKLVALPYQTSTNFMYYNKKLLKAAGVAFPSADPSQRLTWEQIASDAAKVKAAGAKDAIVFDQIDRYYQLQPLSNSAGGGPGADGKDNLTPDFTNAGWVKAMTWYGDLFKNGLSPRGVTVSETPNLFAAGSVGYFPGGPWWAPQFEANKDLDFGIAPFPKFAGGTAATPTGGWSLGLSPTSQNKDAALIFMKFMAIDNGGYSQYLTALAVPPSNLKGSATFYNGAAFKDPRLAGAVDLMKYELANTAIIRLKSVGFVEFENLITKAYDDIINGADVKTTLSSTSAQLKSAWAQYKR, from the coding sequence ATGCACGTTCACAATGGAGTGGGACGCCGAGAATTCCTCGCCGGCGGACTCGTCTCGCTCGCAGCTGTAACCCTAGCTGGCTGCTCGGCCAGCGGCGGAACCTCGTCGTCCACGAAGCTGCCGTCGAAGCTGACCGAGCCGACCAAGAAGGTCACCATCAACTACGCCGGCGCCGCGTATTCGGCTGCCGACATCAAACCGGTGATCGCCGCGTTCGAGAAGGCGCACCCGAACATCAAGGTGAACTACCTCGCCGATCCGTTCGAGAACTTCAACAGCATCCTCGGCGCGCAGCTGTCGGGTAAGGACAAGTCGATCGACGTGTTCGACGTCGACATGCCCCGCACCGACGCGTACCAGAACCGCGGCTGGCTGACTGACATCACCGCCTTGTTCCCGGATATCAAGAGCCAGGTCGACCCGGGGTCGCTCGCCGCGACCACCGTGGATGGGAAACTCGTCGCCCTGCCGTACCAGACGTCGACGAACTTCATGTACTACAACAAGAAGCTCCTCAAGGCGGCCGGGGTCGCATTCCCCTCCGCCGACCCGTCCCAGCGTCTCACCTGGGAACAGATCGCCTCTGACGCAGCGAAGGTGAAGGCGGCGGGCGCGAAGGACGCCATCGTGTTCGACCAGATCGACCGGTACTACCAGCTGCAGCCGCTGTCCAACAGTGCCGGCGGCGGTCCCGGCGCCGACGGCAAGGACAACCTCACCCCCGACTTCACCAACGCCGGCTGGGTGAAGGCGATGACCTGGTACGGCGACCTGTTCAAGAATGGTCTGTCGCCTCGAGGCGTCACCGTGTCCGAGACTCCGAACCTGTTCGCGGCCGGCAGCGTCGGTTACTTCCCCGGCGGCCCTTGGTGGGCTCCGCAGTTCGAAGCGAACAAGGACCTCGACTTCGGCATCGCCCCGTTCCCCAAGTTCGCCGGCGGTACCGCCGCGACTCCGACCGGTGGCTGGTCCCTCGGACTCAGCCCCACATCTCAGAACAAGGACGCCGCCTTGATCTTCATGAAGTTCATGGCGATCGACAACGGCGGCTACTCGCAGTACCTCACCGCCCTCGCCGTCCCGCCGTCGAACCTGAAAGGCAGCGCCACCTTCTACAACGGCGCCGCGTTCAAGGACCCGCGCCTTGCCGGAGCGGTCGACCTGATGAAGTACGAGCTCGCCAACACAGCCATCATCCGCCTGAAGTCCGTCGGATTCGTCGAATTCGAAAACCTCATCACCAAGGCCTACGACGACATCATCAACGGCGCCGACGTGAAAACGACCCTGTCGAGCACGTCCGCGCAGCTGAAGAGCGCCTGGGCCCAGTACAAGAGGTAA
- a CDS encoding carbohydrate ABC transporter permease — MSASSTALQHAQKSRAAAQGRSNHRTRRNTLAAVLFLAPTVILIVVLRLLPTITAINQSVHQGVPGSLNPPTFVGGQVFIDLFQSASFWQTVEQTLIFNVIVNPLQIVLSLLLAVLLTRGLPGSGLWRTIIFLPAAVPMAGSAIVWGLALEPNGPVNGALEALGLPGGRFLTSPSDVVGSIILIASWIGVGYWMMFLIAGLNDIPGVYYEASKIDGAGPIRTFFSITIPLLRRPLLFVLVADTVSNFVLFAPVQILTNGGPQGKSNFLMFDIYNQAFNLSNPYTAAAELMVLLVIMIAIVTVQFKLLGSGDDE, encoded by the coding sequence ATGTCAGCCAGCAGCACCGCCCTTCAGCACGCCCAAAAAAGCCGGGCCGCCGCGCAAGGTCGCAGCAATCACCGCACCCGGCGGAACACCCTCGCAGCGGTTCTCTTCCTCGCCCCCACCGTCATCCTCATCGTCGTCCTGCGCCTGCTGCCGACGATCACGGCGATCAACCAGTCCGTGCACCAGGGCGTCCCCGGAAGCCTGAACCCGCCCACGTTCGTCGGCGGGCAGGTGTTCATCGACCTGTTCCAGTCCGCCTCGTTCTGGCAGACCGTGGAGCAGACGCTGATCTTCAACGTCATCGTCAACCCGCTGCAGATCGTCTTGTCGCTGCTGTTGGCCGTTCTGCTCACCAGGGGACTGCCCGGCAGTGGGCTGTGGCGCACCATCATCTTCCTGCCCGCCGCCGTCCCCATGGCCGGCTCGGCCATCGTCTGGGGCCTCGCCCTGGAACCCAATGGCCCCGTCAACGGCGCCCTCGAGGCCCTTGGCCTGCCCGGAGGCCGGTTCCTCACAAGCCCCAGCGACGTCGTCGGCAGCATCATCCTCATCGCCAGCTGGATCGGCGTCGGCTACTGGATGATGTTCCTCATCGCAGGCCTCAACGACATTCCGGGCGTGTACTACGAAGCGTCGAAGATCGACGGTGCCGGTCCCATCCGCACGTTCTTCTCGATCACGATCCCGCTGCTGCGCCGCCCGCTGCTGTTCGTTCTCGTCGCGGACACCGTGTCCAACTTCGTCCTCTTCGCTCCCGTGCAGATCCTCACCAACGGCGGCCCGCAGGGGAAGTCGAACTTCCTCATGTTCGACATCTACAACCAGGCGTTCAACCTCTCCAACCCCTACACCGCCGCCGCCGAGCTGATGGTGCTGCTGGTCATCATGATCGCCATCGTGACCGTCCAATTCAAACTTCTGGGCTCGGGAGACGACGAATAA
- a CDS encoding carbohydrate ABC transporter permease, with product MTQKKIARGLLTALAIVVSLLFLLPVLWLLASTFRTSNETFADSSPLSWAVLWPQHWTLVNIKSAIDNGFLLNLSNSLIVAAVTIVVGLAISAMSAFALAVIPFKGRAATFSIVVLSFLVPFEAIAIPLSQSFSQWGLTNTMLALILPGLGNGLAVFTLRQFFLGVPTSLAEAAELDGAGWWRIFWSVYLPLSRPAMIGASLILFLFQWQAYLWPILVVSNQTLDLAPVAIAKSFGAFTTNYGQVFAETAVLAIIPAIVLLALQRFFVASVATTGSKE from the coding sequence ATGACCCAGAAAAAAATCGCCCGAGGCCTTTTGACGGCCCTCGCCATCGTCGTCTCCCTGCTGTTCCTGCTGCCCGTGCTGTGGCTTCTGGCCAGCACGTTCCGCACCTCGAACGAGACCTTCGCCGACAGCTCCCCGCTGAGCTGGGCGGTGCTGTGGCCGCAACATTGGACGCTGGTGAACATCAAGTCCGCCATCGACAACGGGTTCCTGCTGAACCTCTCCAACAGCCTCATCGTCGCCGCGGTCACCATTGTCGTCGGCTTGGCGATCAGCGCCATGTCCGCGTTCGCCCTCGCCGTCATCCCGTTCAAGGGACGCGCCGCGACGTTCTCCATCGTCGTCCTTAGCTTCCTCGTCCCCTTCGAAGCGATCGCCATCCCCCTGTCGCAGAGCTTCAGTCAGTGGGGACTGACGAACACGATGCTCGCTCTGATCCTCCCCGGGCTCGGGAACGGGCTGGCCGTGTTCACTCTCCGCCAGTTCTTCCTCGGCGTCCCCACTTCCCTCGCGGAGGCCGCCGAACTCGACGGTGCCGGATGGTGGCGGATCTTCTGGTCCGTGTACCTTCCCTTGTCCCGACCGGCGATGATCGGCGCCTCTCTGATCCTGTTCCTGTTCCAATGGCAGGCATACCTGTGGCCGATCCTCGTCGTGTCGAACCAAACCCTGGATCTGGCACCGGTCGCGATCGCGAAATCGTTCGGTGCGTTCACCACCAACTACGGTCAGGTGTTCGCGGAGACCGCCGTCCTGGCGATCATCCCCGCCATCGTCCTGCTCGCCCTGCAACGATTCTTCGTCGCCTCGGTCGCCACCACCGGAAGTAAGGAATGA
- a CDS encoding ribokinase gives MSGHRVPTVAVVGSVNLDIVVTLDRVPARGETVFGTDYSEAHGGKGANQAIGAGRRVPTALIAAVGTDTAGGAALKHLADRRVTVKHVTQQPVPTGRAFITVTPDGENAITVLPLANSLLTADTVTTALDDIRPAAVLAQRETPDETVHAAAEWCRDHGARFILNASPIAPVSQFLLTIADPLIVNEEEALGILKITADDQVPLKRVAAQLGSLTASAILTAGSDGAYVVQAGTVTRVPATRVDPVDTTGAGDEFAGTLAAELAQRTPLIEAAIQAGEASAALIQVPRDDR, from the coding sequence ATGAGCGGCCACCGCGTCCCCACCGTCGCCGTCGTCGGCTCCGTCAACCTAGACATCGTCGTCACCCTGGACAGGGTCCCGGCGCGCGGCGAGACCGTCTTCGGTACCGATTACAGCGAAGCCCACGGCGGGAAAGGTGCCAACCAGGCCATCGGCGCGGGACGGCGCGTCCCCACCGCCCTCATCGCCGCTGTCGGCACCGACACCGCCGGAGGTGCCGCCCTGAAACACCTCGCCGACCGTCGTGTCACCGTGAAACACGTCACGCAGCAACCCGTTCCCACCGGCAGAGCGTTCATCACGGTCACACCCGACGGCGAGAACGCGATCACTGTGCTGCCGTTGGCGAATTCGCTCCTCACCGCCGACACGGTCACGACGGCCCTCGACGACATCCGTCCGGCCGCGGTCCTCGCGCAACGGGAGACCCCCGACGAGACCGTGCACGCCGCCGCCGAGTGGTGCCGCGACCACGGCGCCCGTTTCATCCTCAACGCCAGCCCGATCGCGCCGGTCAGCCAGTTCTTGCTCACCATCGCCGACCCGCTGATCGTCAACGAAGAAGAAGCTCTAGGGATCCTCAAGATTACCGCCGACGACCAAGTCCCGTTGAAAAGAGTCGCCGCGCAACTTGGCTCCCTCACCGCCAGCGCCATCCTCACCGCTGGCTCTGATGGGGCTTATGTCGTCCAGGCGGGCACCGTCACACGGGTCCCAGCTACACGCGTCGACCCGGTGGACACGACCGGTGCCGGCGACGAATTCGCGGGCACCCTCGCCGCAGAACTTGCCCAAAGAACACCCCTGATCGAAGCCGCCATCCAGGCCGGCGAGGCGTCCGCGGCTCTCATCCAGGTGCCCCGCGACGACAGGTGA
- a CDS encoding choice-of-anchor Q domain-containing protein: MLGIRQPRLIFSAATIAALVAAAGVVGMTTSVAAPAHADPLSPHTGARPSTSSAPHAGPGGHVYYIDSTNGSDSNTGLSKTSPWKSLAKVNSSTFKPGDVIAFDRGDTFTGAATLSSGGTAANPITVTAYGTGAQPVLTNPGQWNILVLDASYISVKDLAFTNSAVFNNDDGTGITGPKYELSGAVDITANGDYALVQDNVFTDVGVGVKTYGQYSDIEHNSFENLQIAFVGEDSGSQTSYGAIGVSLDNSNEHVAYNNFINCRSTDSPYGADGGAIEIEGFDFDKNDITIDHNYSRGSQGFLEVTETHSSNVNLSYNVSDDYQQFIAWDTTTTPDAYTASNNTVIRRHDSFSSPLFDIYYYRQAGPTPTASWITIQNNIFDTPYQSVFGVFDFPHDHNLFYGGPNNADPLGYPQGTAVQTEYALGTGDLIADPQFVNYATGNLRLKATSPAIDNGAATTTGTDLAGKPTNVGAGVDMGAFEYQGTEPTADAGLVDGGFENQTTVGYTTTPWRLGGSLYSGIDVNQGKAHSGLNDAYLASSGAGYWGSVEQTVTVTPHSLYRFSIWERNSANIDQGYIGAKTPSGTILGEVRQGTASDYTHYIVTFNSGNNTSVDLFAGYWGPGPSAYAQLDDAALTGPTS; the protein is encoded by the coding sequence ATGCTCGGAATCAGACAGCCACGCCTCATCTTCTCCGCCGCCACCATCGCCGCGCTGGTCGCCGCGGCCGGTGTCGTCGGAATGACCACCTCAGTCGCCGCACCCGCCCACGCCGACCCGCTCTCTCCGCACACCGGCGCTCGACCCAGCACCTCCAGTGCGCCGCACGCGGGTCCCGGCGGTCACGTCTACTACATCGACTCGACCAACGGCAGCGACAGCAACACCGGGCTCAGCAAAACCTCCCCGTGGAAGAGCCTCGCGAAGGTCAACTCGTCTACCTTCAAACCCGGCGACGTCATCGCCTTCGACCGCGGCGACACGTTCACCGGCGCCGCCACCCTTTCCAGCGGCGGCACCGCCGCGAACCCGATCACCGTGACCGCCTACGGCACCGGTGCGCAGCCTGTTCTCACCAATCCCGGCCAGTGGAACATTCTGGTGTTGGACGCCTCCTACATCTCCGTCAAGGACCTCGCGTTCACCAACAGCGCCGTGTTCAACAACGACGACGGCACCGGCATCACCGGACCCAAGTACGAACTCTCTGGGGCCGTCGACATCACCGCGAACGGCGACTACGCCCTCGTCCAGGACAACGTCTTCACCGACGTCGGCGTCGGCGTGAAGACGTACGGACAGTACTCCGACATCGAACACAACAGCTTCGAAAACCTCCAGATCGCGTTCGTCGGCGAAGACAGCGGCAGCCAGACCTCCTACGGAGCCATCGGGGTATCCCTCGACAACAGCAACGAGCACGTCGCATACAACAACTTCATCAACTGTCGTTCCACGGACAGCCCCTACGGCGCCGACGGCGGCGCGATCGAAATCGAAGGGTTCGACTTCGACAAGAACGACATCACGATCGACCACAACTACTCGCGCGGCTCCCAGGGCTTCCTCGAAGTCACCGAAACCCACAGCTCCAACGTCAACCTCAGCTACAACGTCTCCGACGACTACCAGCAGTTCATCGCCTGGGACACCACCACGACCCCGGACGCGTACACGGCCAGCAACAACACCGTCATCCGACGCCACGACAGCTTCAGCTCGCCGCTGTTCGACATCTACTACTACCGTCAGGCAGGCCCCACGCCGACCGCGTCGTGGATCACCATCCAGAACAACATCTTCGACACCCCCTACCAGTCGGTGTTCGGCGTGTTCGACTTCCCCCACGACCACAACCTTTTCTACGGAGGACCCAACAACGCCGACCCGCTCGGCTACCCGCAGGGCACCGCGGTGCAAACCGAATACGCCCTCGGCACCGGCGACCTCATCGCCGACCCGCAGTTCGTCAACTACGCCACCGGCAACCTTCGCCTGAAAGCCACCAGCCCCGCCATCGACAACGGAGCCGCCACCACCACCGGCACCGACCTCGCCGGAAAGCCCACCAACGTCGGGGCCGGCGTCGATATGGGCGCATTCGAATACCAGGGAACCGAACCCACCGCGGATGCAGGCCTCGTCGACGGCGGCTTCGAGAACCAGACCACCGTCGGCTACACCACCACCCCGTGGCGCCTGGGCGGGTCCCTCTACTCCGGCATCGACGTCAACCAAGGCAAAGCCCACTCCGGCCTGAACGACGCCTACCTGGCATCGTCCGGCGCCGGCTACTGGGGCTCCGTAGAACAGACCGTGACCGTCACCCCGCACTCCCTGTACCGGTTCTCCATCTGGGAGCGGAACTCCGCCAACATCGACCAGGGCTACATCGGCGCGAAAACACCATCCGGCACCATCCTCGGCGAAGTCCGCCAAGGAACCGCGTCCGACTACACGCACTACATCGTCACGTTCAACAGTGGCAACAACACCAGCGTCGACCTCTTCGCCGGCTACTGGGGCCCCGGCCCCTCCGCCTATGCGCAGCTCGACGACGCCGCACTGACAGGACCTACCTCCTGA
- a CDS encoding choice-of-anchor Q domain-containing protein, translated as MKIHRKFTALAAAAAVAAALTGATALGVVAPAQADPLSPQTGARVTTSGNPTAPSGSHVYYVDSTSGSDTNTGLSATSAWKTLARVTSATLNPGDVVAFKRGETFTGSATISAAGTTAKPIVVTAFGSGAQPILTNPGQLNMLVLNAANIQVQNLAFQNGATFTTGLGDTNYENSGAVVVTSNGANDLVQDSTFTSVGLGVKLYGLGSQAMHNTFQNLVIAYNGPDPQGVATSYGAIGVSSDNSNQRIAYNDFINCRSTDSPYGADGGAVEVEGYEFAKNNISIDHNYSRGSEGFIESAETTSSNVTVSYNISDDYQQFIAWDTTTTPTGWLAVNNTVVRTLDNSRLFDQYYYRQAGPSSAANWITIRNNIFVANAWLSIFNFPHDHNLFSSTVGLGSATGSTFAKGPGDLYGDPAFVNESTGDLRLTATSAAIDNGAASTSTTDLFGNPTNVGLGTDIGAAEYQSNPTAGANVVSDGGFESQSTITATTTPWYSVGTHASGVDVNAGKAHTGLNDGWSSTTGTDWGALEQTVPVTANTTYRMTVWVKSSANDDNAWIGADTTSGTVLNQISHGASSTGYTRYLVSFTSGSNTSVVLHVGFYGQGTTTFEEVDDVSLQSI; from the coding sequence ATGAAGATCCATCGCAAGTTCACCGCCCTCGCCGCAGCGGCAGCCGTCGCCGCAGCCCTCACCGGTGCCACCGCCCTCGGCGTCGTCGCCCCCGCCCAAGCCGATCCACTCTCACCGCAGACAGGCGCAAGGGTCACGACGTCAGGGAACCCCACCGCTCCATCCGGTAGCCACGTGTACTACGTCGACTCCACGTCCGGATCCGACACGAACACGGGACTGTCCGCCACGAGCGCGTGGAAGACCCTGGCCCGCGTCACATCGGCCACCTTGAACCCCGGCGACGTCGTCGCGTTCAAGCGAGGAGAGACCTTCACCGGATCCGCCACCATCTCCGCAGCCGGCACGACTGCGAAACCCATCGTCGTCACCGCCTTCGGTTCCGGCGCGCAACCGATCCTCACCAATCCCGGCCAACTGAACATGCTGGTGCTGAACGCCGCCAACATCCAGGTCCAGAACCTCGCCTTCCAGAACGGCGCCACGTTCACCACGGGACTCGGCGACACCAACTACGAGAACAGCGGAGCCGTCGTCGTCACCAGCAACGGCGCGAACGACCTCGTCCAAGACTCCACCTTCACCAGCGTCGGACTCGGCGTGAAGCTGTACGGGCTGGGCTCGCAGGCGATGCACAACACGTTCCAAAACCTGGTCATCGCCTACAACGGGCCCGACCCGCAAGGCGTCGCCACCTCGTACGGCGCCATCGGTGTCTCCTCGGACAACAGCAACCAGCGCATCGCCTACAACGACTTCATCAACTGCCGCAGCACCGACAGCCCCTACGGCGCGGACGGCGGAGCGGTCGAAGTCGAAGGGTACGAGTTCGCGAAGAACAACATCAGCATCGACCACAACTACTCCCGCGGATCCGAAGGGTTCATCGAATCGGCGGAGACCACGTCGTCGAACGTGACCGTCAGCTACAACATCAGCGACGACTACCAGCAGTTCATCGCCTGGGACACCACGACCACCCCGACCGGGTGGCTCGCCGTCAACAACACCGTCGTGCGGACCCTGGACAACTCAAGGCTGTTCGACCAGTACTACTACCGACAGGCGGGCCCGTCGTCCGCGGCAAACTGGATCACCATCCGCAACAACATCTTCGTCGCGAACGCGTGGCTGTCCATCTTCAACTTCCCCCACGACCACAACCTGTTCAGCAGCACCGTCGGTCTCGGATCCGCCACCGGCTCCACCTTCGCGAAGGGCCCCGGCGATCTTTACGGCGACCCGGCGTTCGTGAACGAATCCACCGGGGACCTGCGACTCACCGCGACGAGCGCCGCGATCGACAACGGTGCCGCCTCCACCTCCACCACCGACCTGTTCGGCAACCCGACCAACGTCGGACTCGGCACGGACATCGGTGCCGCCGAGTACCAGAGCAACCCCACGGCCGGAGCGAACGTAGTTTCCGACGGAGGGTTCGAGTCGCAGTCCACGATCACCGCGACGACCACACCCTGGTACAGCGTGGGAACCCATGCCAGCGGGGTCGACGTCAACGCCGGGAAGGCGCACACGGGCCTCAACGACGGCTGGTCGTCCACCACCGGCACCGACTGGGGTGCCCTGGAACAGACCGTCCCGGTGACGGCGAACACCACCTACCGGATGACCGTGTGGGTGAAGAGCTCTGCCAATGACGACAACGCTTGGATCGGAGCCGACACCACCTCCGGCACCGTCCTGAACCAGATCAGTCACGGCGCGTCCTCCACCGGGTACACCCGATATCTGGTGTCGTTCACCAGCGGAAGCAACACCAGCGTCGTGCTGCACGTCGGCTTCTACGGGCAGGGGACGACGACTTTCGAGGAGGTCGACGACGTCAGCCTGCAGAGCATCTGA
- a CDS encoding LysR family transcriptional regulator → MEVRHLRYFLALAEEGNFTRAARSSRIAQSALSQQIARLEREVGADLFVRGPGRVTLTPAGDVLLPHAGRVVADVDAAQTALREYHGLERGHLRIGLIQTASSAFDVTETIARFHHEHPRIDVQVHNASSTKMLDELKAQRIDLAIVALGPGDVPKDLSAEVIAVDPLVAVVASSRLPVHGDAISVGHALELGPLIGFAAGTGVRRHVDAAIARSGSRAQVVFELSQATDILAFAAAGLGVAMLPETLARAAENPDLLVLPLTDCEAVHFVTLVDDPRRRSTAGNAFRALLQAHKQTDDRGHKIVLDVLTGC, encoded by the coding sequence GTGGAGGTCCGGCATCTTCGCTACTTCCTGGCCCTGGCCGAGGAAGGGAACTTCACACGCGCCGCACGAAGTAGCCGAATCGCGCAATCCGCGCTCAGCCAACAGATCGCCCGACTCGAGCGGGAGGTCGGCGCCGACTTGTTCGTGCGAGGCCCCGGCCGGGTCACGCTCACGCCCGCCGGAGACGTGCTCCTGCCGCACGCCGGCCGCGTCGTCGCCGACGTCGACGCGGCACAGACGGCGCTGCGCGAATACCACGGGCTTGAGAGGGGGCATCTACGGATAGGACTCATCCAGACGGCGTCCAGCGCCTTCGACGTCACCGAGACGATCGCGCGATTCCACCACGAGCACCCGCGGATCGACGTGCAGGTGCACAACGCGTCATCGACGAAGATGCTCGACGAGCTGAAAGCGCAACGCATCGACCTGGCGATTGTCGCGCTCGGCCCCGGCGACGTGCCGAAGGACCTCTCGGCCGAAGTCATCGCCGTCGACCCCCTCGTCGCCGTCGTCGCCTCCAGCCGCCTCCCGGTGCACGGAGACGCGATCTCGGTCGGTCACGCTCTCGAACTAGGCCCGCTCATCGGCTTCGCCGCGGGCACCGGAGTGAGGCGACACGTCGACGCCGCCATCGCCCGGTCGGGGAGCCGCGCACAGGTCGTCTTCGAACTTTCGCAGGCCACCGACATCCTCGCCTTCGCGGCCGCGGGGCTCGGAGTGGCCATGCTCCCAGAAACCCTGGCCCGCGCCGCCGAGAATCCCGACCTCCTTGTTCTTCCACTGACGGACTGCGAGGCCGTGCACTTCGTCACTCTCGTCGACGACCCGCGACGTCGATCCACCGCCGGGAACGCCTTCCGCGCCCTCCTCCAAGCCCATAAGCAAACAGATGATCGAGGTCACAAAATCGTGTTGGACGTCTTGACTGGCTGTTGA
- a CDS encoding YoaK family protein gives MKDHLIQAARTVVPRRDDPHGPLSGLLVLLTAVTGLVDAFSYLALGHVFVANMTGNVVFLAFSVGGSHHFVWWASLMALATFALGAVIGGRFIRRFGSHRGRHLLIATGTQTVLVGIAFVVATIGGRVDSPAVLTTLVMLLGAGMGLQNSTARALGVPDLTTTVLTLTLTGVASGAASSGTHASRVGRRAVSVLSMFVGALFGAALVTTGHACFALLAAGCLLLLVTAFLLRHRGDAAWTAAPAAV, from the coding sequence ATGAAGGACCATCTCATCCAGGCCGCCCGCACCGTCGTCCCTCGCCGGGACGATCCCCATGGTCCGCTCAGCGGACTGCTGGTCCTCCTCACCGCGGTCACGGGCCTCGTCGATGCGTTCAGCTACCTGGCGCTGGGACACGTGTTCGTGGCCAACATGACCGGAAACGTCGTGTTCCTGGCGTTCTCCGTGGGAGGCTCCCACCATTTTGTCTGGTGGGCGTCGCTGATGGCGCTGGCGACCTTCGCACTCGGGGCCGTGATCGGCGGGCGGTTCATCCGCCGTTTCGGATCCCACCGAGGACGTCACCTCTTGATTGCGACAGGGACGCAGACCGTACTCGTGGGTATCGCCTTCGTTGTCGCCACGATAGGTGGACGAGTGGACAGCCCCGCCGTCCTTACGACACTCGTCATGCTGCTCGGTGCAGGCATGGGCCTGCAGAACTCGACGGCACGAGCCTTGGGCGTTCCGGATCTGACGACCACGGTCCTGACGTTGACCCTCACGGGTGTGGCGTCAGGCGCGGCCTCGTCGGGTACTCATGCCAGCCGTGTCGGGCGGCGGGCCGTGTCGGTGTTGAGCATGTTTGTCGGCGCACTTTTTGGAGCCGCACTCGTCACCACCGGCCACGCCTGCTTTGCTCTCCTTGCGGCGGGATGCCTGCTGCTCCTCGTAACTGCATTCCTCCTCCGCCATAGGGGCGACGCGGCATGGACAGCAGCGCCCGCTGCGGTATGA
- a CDS encoding helix-turn-helix domain-containing protein, with translation MSKKSKRTGWPPSDRQTQILVLLAQGLPYKEIGRRLVLAPATVSYHVTRMQQGSNARSLGMLIAKAFVLGFLTAELLPMLGADDLPLDGN, from the coding sequence GTGAGCAAAAAATCGAAACGCACTGGCTGGCCGCCGTCCGACCGCCAAACACAGATTCTGGTTCTTCTCGCGCAAGGGCTGCCGTACAAGGAAATAGGCCGTCGGCTCGTTCTCGCCCCCGCCACCGTGTCGTACCACGTCACACGCATGCAGCAAGGCTCGAACGCCCGCAGCCTCGGCATGCTCATCGCCAAAGCCTTCGTCCTCGGGTTCCTCACTGCTGAGCTCCTCCCCATGCTCGGCGCCGATGACCTGCCACTCGACGGGAACTGA